GCTATTTGGTTGGATTTAGACAATCAGCTCGTGTATGTTGATGCAGCGTCAAGCAAACGAGCGGAAGACACGCTTGCCTTACTGCGTAAAACACTTGGCTCATTGCCTGTTGTGCCGATTTCATTCACTTTTCCGCCTACAGAAGTAATGACAAACTGGGTGGCAAAAGGACATACGCCAAGTTGGCTAACCTTATTAGAAGAAGCGGAGCTGAAATCCTTCGATACCGACAGCGTTATCCGCTGCAAACGCCAAGATTTGGAAACCGAAGAAATCGCCCAGCACTTACAAGCGGGCAAATTTATCACAAAACTTGCAATTGAGTGGGAAGCCCATTTCTCTTGTGTTCTTAATGAAGATGCCACGCTTTCCCGCCTTAAATTTGCTGACGAAGTGCGTGAGAAAAATGATGATATTCTAAAAGAAGATATCGCTCAACGCTTTGATGCTGATTTCTCACTGATGACGGAAGAACTGAAAACTTTCACTGCTAAAATGATTGAAGAATTTGGTGGGCTTAAAGCCAGAATTTAGGACCAAAATTTAGGAAAAGCAATGTTAGATCAAGCGATTATCGACCAATATGCAGCCCTTATTTTTGATATGGACGGCACATTAATTGACACAATGCCGAGCCACGCCAAAGCGTGGGAAAAAGTTGGCGAAGTACTGGGTTATCCTTTAACTTCAGACGCTATGTTTGAACTCAGCGGCTCAACTACCTTTGTGATTGCCCGTGAAACAATGAAGCGTGCCAATATGCCGGAGCATTATTTTGATGAAGTAGTTAAATTGAAACGCCAATTTGGTATGGAATTAATCCCTGAAAATGCCACTTTACTGCCTACCTTTGAGATTGTGAAAGCAAACTTTGGTAAAAAGCCAATGGCAATCGGCACAGGTTCACACCGTGCGATGGTGGAATTATTAGACGACAAATTTAATTTACGCCATTATGTTTCGGTGATTGTGAATTCTGAAGATGTGAGCAATCATAAACCCTCCCCTGAAACATTTTTAAAATGTGCGGAAAAATTGGGGGTGCCTGCTCATCGTTGTTTGGTATTTGAAGATGCGGATCTAGGTGTACAAGCCGCCCTTAGCGGTGGAATGGACGTGTTTGATGTGCGAACTCATACCCTAAGCCACGCAACTCGTTAATGAAAGGTCGTTATGAAAACAGAGTGGATTAAAAATTTCGTACAAAAATTGATCGCAATTTCAAAAGCGGTGGAGAACTATTTTACAAGCGGTTCATTTGGGGTGAAATTTTACCCTTTTCTGATGCATCCTTGCTTTCGTAAAAGCTGTGCGTTTTTAGTGTTTATTACCGCTATTATCTCTAGCTTTAGTGGGCTATTTTATTTAGTGGCAGAACATTTCACAATTTTATTCAGTGAAAGATCGCTTACTATCTATTTCCACCACAGCACCTTAGAATTGCTTGTGCCTGTTGGCACAATGCTTGATGGAAAAATCACCGAACTCTCGCCCCTTTCCATCGTAATGCGTACGATGTTTGTGATACAAGCGGTCGTTTTTTTCTTTATTTATGCAATTGGCATTACCCATATTACCCATAATAAACTGCGTGTTATCGGCTTAGTTTTAGCACTCGGTTTTGCGATTGGTTGCTCGTTAATTTCGGGTATTCAACCCACTTCACGCAGCGAATTTGGTATTTACAATCTAGGGGCAAACATTACTTTTTTAATTGGTAACTTAACTTTGATTATCGCTGGACTAGATATTTACCACCCAACAATGCGTTTTTTCAAACGTTTTAGCATTACAGCAGGCATTATCGGGGCAGTTTGTATTTTAATTACAATGTTCCTGCCGACTATTTTTAGCCCATTAATTGAACGAACAGGTATCTACACCATTATGACGTGGGAAATTTTAGCCGGTTTTGCCATTATTAAACGGTTAAGAAAAATTCCGTCATTAACTCGCCCTATAGAAACATAAAATAAGATACAACAGGATAAACTATGAAACACAACATTCCGTTTATTAACCGCTATGCACAACTGATTGAGCTACCAACGATTTCCAGCTTGGTAGCGGAAAATGACTTATCAAACCGTGCATTGATTGAATTACTCGCCACTTGGCTTGCCGATTTTGGCTTCAAAACCGACATTTTAGCCGTTGAAGGCAGCCGTAATAAATACAACTTACTTGCAACCTATGGCGAGGGCGAAGGTGGATTATTACTGGCAGGGCACACCGATACCGTGCCGTTTGATGATGGCAAATGGACGTTTAACCCCTTCAAACTAACCGAAAAAGAGGGGAAATTATACGGCTTAGGCACAGCGGATATGAAGGGCTTTTTTGCTTTTGTAGTGGACGTAGTCAGCCAAATTGACTTATCGCAAATCAAAAAGCCGATTCGCATTTTAGCCACAGCCGATGAAGAAACCACGATGCTTGGGGCAAAAACCTTCGCACAGCACACCCACATTCGCCCAGATTGTGCGATTATTGGTGAGCCAACTTCGCTCAAGCCGATTCGAGCCCATAAAGGACATATGGGAGAATCGGTCAGAATTACGGGCAGAAGCGGGCACTCAAGCGATCCAAGTAAAGGGATTAATGCAATTGAATTGATGCACGAATCTATCGGCTACTTAATGAAAATGCGTGATGACCTGAAAGAGAAATATCATAATCCGCTCTTCCAAGTAACTCACCCAACGATGAACTTTGGTAACATTCGTGGTGGCGATGCGATTAACCGCATTTGTGCTTGCTGTGAATTACAGTTTGATATGCGACCATTGCCAAATATGCCGTTAGCCGATTTATACGCAATGGTTGATGAATACTTAAAACCAATGCTTGAACAATATGGCGATTTAATTGACATCCGCCCGATACACGACGGCATTCCGGGCTATGAATGCGAACACTCCGCCCAAATCGTACAAGTGGTTGAAAAATTATTAGGTGAAAAATGTGATGCGGTAAATTACTGTACCGAAGCTCCCTTTATTCAGCAACTCTGCCCTACACTCGTGCTAGGACCGGGCTCAATTGAGCAAGCTCACCAGCCTGATGAATTTTTAGAAACAAAATATATTGAACCGACGAAAGAACTATTAACCAAGTTGATTTATCATTTCTGTCGATAAGATAAAATAGGGGCAAATTGCAATTTGCCCCTATTTTTACAAGCGGTTAAATTTCCCTAAAAATTTACAAATCAACGAAATAAGGCGAACACTGTGGTTCGCCTTATCAATTAGTGTGCATAGCTAAATACTTTCACAACTTTTGTTACACCACCCACATTGCGAGCAGCTTCGGCAGCAGCATCGGCTTGAGCTTGGCTTACTTTACCCATTAAGAAAACTTCGCTGTTTTCGGTAACCACTTTTACTTCTGTTGCTTTTACTTCACCATTCACTAATAGCTTAGATTTGACTTGAGTGGTAATCCAGCTATCTTGTGTAATCTGTCCAAAGCCGATTTTTTCGCCTTGTCGGATTTCGTTATAAATTTCCGTTACCCCTTCTGCTCCTGCGGCTAAGTTTTTAGCATTTTCTACTACGTCCATACTTGGTGCTTGACCAATTAATAATACCTTACCGTTGTAAGCCACTACGTTAATACGGGCTTCTTGTTTAATTTGTTCGTCTTTATTGATGTTGTAAGCCACTTTTTCTTCTAAAATTTCATCATCAACCTGTGTGCCTGTTGAGCGTGGGTCAGTAGCCACTTTGGTTGCCACTGCTGCTGAAGTTACTACTGCAGTAGTAATACAGCCTTGTAAAGACAGGAAACCTAAAGTAAGTAAACCTGCTTTAAGTAGTTTTTTTGCTAAATGTGTCATAATCTCTCCTTACGAGAAAAGTAAATGGTCGATAAGTTCACAGAGTAAATTAGTATAAAAATGATGGCTTTCAATCACTCTCAACTCATTGGTTGAGGGAGCTGAAATTTCAATATCACTTTCATCTAATAATCCGAGTGTGTGGTCATTATTACTGCCTGTTAAAGCAATAATATCTAAATCTAAATGCTGACTTTTAGCCGTATGAATGGCTTGCAATATACACTCTTCATTACCCACAGGCGAAAAAACAATGAAGAGATCACCTTCTTTTGCAACCGCTTGTAATTGTTTTTTATAAATTGAATCCAGCTCATTATCTTGTGCAAAAACGCCTGCTAATATGCCATTAAGTTGTAATTGCACCGCTGAAAAGCTCGGTCTTGCCAGCTCATAGCGATGAATTAAGTGGCTAACCAGCAGAGCCGCATTGCCGTAAGAACGCCCGTGCCCGCACACAATCACTTTATCGCCACGCAATAAACACGCCACAATGCGGTTTGCTGCTTCACTCAATTTAGTCGGCAATAATTCTGCTGCAGAAATTTGGGTTTGTATACTTTCGGTAAATCTAT
The sequence above is a segment of the Mannheimia bovis genome. Coding sequences within it:
- the rdgC gene encoding recombination-associated protein RdgC — encoded protein: MVFFKNVMIYKLTGELSLESKSLDDLQQETKFTPCTQFDMSKFGWSSPLKGSDLLHFSQGNQFLLVSHKEDKLLPANVVKAETEQRIAELEEKEARKLKKTEKQAVKDQVVSNLLPRAFSKHQFTAIWLDLDNQLVYVDAASSKRAEDTLALLRKTLGSLPVVPISFTFPPTEVMTNWVAKGHTPSWLTLLEEAELKSFDTDSVIRCKRQDLETEEIAQHLQAGKFITKLAIEWEAHFSCVLNEDATLSRLKFADEVREKNDDILKEDIAQRFDADFSLMTEELKTFTAKMIEEFGGLKARI
- a CDS encoding DUF998 domain-containing protein — encoded protein: MKTEWIKNFVQKLIAISKAVENYFTSGSFGVKFYPFLMHPCFRKSCAFLVFITAIISSFSGLFYLVAEHFTILFSERSLTIYFHHSTLELLVPVGTMLDGKITELSPLSIVMRTMFVIQAVVFFFIYAIGITHITHNKLRVIGLVLALGFAIGCSLISGIQPTSRSEFGIYNLGANITFLIGNLTLIIAGLDIYHPTMRFFKRFSITAGIIGAVCILITMFLPTIFSPLIERTGIYTIMTWEILAGFAIIKRLRKIPSLTRPIET
- the dolP gene encoding division/outer membrane stress-associated lipid-binding lipoprotein — its product is MTHLAKKLLKAGLLTLGFLSLQGCITTAVVTSAAVATKVATDPRSTGTQVDDEILEEKVAYNINKDEQIKQEARINVVAYNGKVLLIGQAPSMDVVENAKNLAAGAEGVTEIYNEIRQGEKIGFGQITQDSWITTQVKSKLLVNGEVKATEVKVVTENSEVFLMGKVSQAQADAAAEAARNVGGVTKVVKVFSYAH
- a CDS encoding beta-phosphoglucomutase family hydrolase, with the protein product MLDQAIIDQYAALIFDMDGTLIDTMPSHAKAWEKVGEVLGYPLTSDAMFELSGSTTFVIARETMKRANMPEHYFDEVVKLKRQFGMELIPENATLLPTFEIVKANFGKKPMAIGTGSHRAMVELLDDKFNLRHYVSVIVNSEDVSNHKPSPETFLKCAEKLGVPAHRCLVFEDADLGVQAALSGGMDVFDVRTHTLSHATR
- the argE gene encoding acetylornithine deacetylase codes for the protein MKHNIPFINRYAQLIELPTISSLVAENDLSNRALIELLATWLADFGFKTDILAVEGSRNKYNLLATYGEGEGGLLLAGHTDTVPFDDGKWTFNPFKLTEKEGKLYGLGTADMKGFFAFVVDVVSQIDLSQIKKPIRILATADEETTMLGAKTFAQHTHIRPDCAIIGEPTSLKPIRAHKGHMGESVRITGRSGHSSDPSKGINAIELMHESIGYLMKMRDDLKEKYHNPLFQVTHPTMNFGNIRGGDAINRICACCELQFDMRPLPNMPLADLYAMVDEYLKPMLEQYGDLIDIRPIHDGIPGYECEHSAQIVQVVEKLLGEKCDAVNYCTEAPFIQQLCPTLVLGPGSIEQAHQPDEFLETKYIEPTKELLTKLIYHFCR
- a CDS encoding D-sedoheptulose-7-phosphate isomerase, with protein sequence MLNKIQDRFTESIQTQISAAELLPTKLSEAANRIVACLLRGDKVIVCGHGRSYGNAALLVSHLIHRYELARPSFSAVQLQLNGILAGVFAQDNELDSIYKKQLQAVAKEGDLFIVFSPVGNEECILQAIHTAKSQHLDLDIIALTGSNNDHTLGLLDESDIEISAPSTNELRVIESHHFYTNLLCELIDHLLFS